In the genome of Thunnus thynnus chromosome 6, fThuThy2.1, whole genome shotgun sequence, the window TTTTTGTAGTTTGGGTGGGCCGAACCTTTAATGGTGCTTGAGATGATTCATGTCCATATTGGGTGAACACTTTAGGACTCATGTGGGTCTTGTAACTGGACAATTATCCAAAACAGAGAAAGCAGTCAAGGATATTTATGGTCTAATAGTAAAAAGTTGTTAACTGGCTGAATCAGTCAGCTGAACAGGTTGGTTTGAAAACCAGACTGAAGGCAAAAATCAGCAGAAAgcagcaagatggctgcagtctaGGTGTTGAAGAGCATCACCAGAGAAAATATAACTGGACTGCTGATTAAATATGATTACTCCAACACTGTTCACCAGATGTGGATGTAATTATCCTCAAATACATTAGAGATAAAAGTCAGCACTTTGACCTCATAGTCATAGTTTAATTTCCAACCTATTTACTGTATTGAACAATATtctattattaaaaataaagaaacaggtAATAAATCTGTCTCTCAAATCCCCTGTGATTCAGTCCTCACAAAAAAATTTCATGACCTCAACATTGAGAAACTTTGACATACAGCAGCAAACTATTTTTGCATGATgaaccactagagggcagcagaacaacatgctgagagtttgagttacaCTGAAGCTTTCATACTGTACCTGGAAGGTGAGAGCAACGGTGAGCAGCACACAGGCTCCACAGCAGATCCCAAAaccacagaggaggagcagccGTCGTCCTGAGGCCTCCACAATGAAGAcctggagtaaaaaaaaaatccctgttaATAACTGTTCCTTCCTTGAGATGTGATCAAACAATATCCTTCAGACTTCAGCTCCTCTCCTCAAATGTTTCACCCATagaggttttttaaaaaatatttttaatgagggCACCTACAGCAGCTATGGTCATGAAGACATTCACTGCACCTGTTCCCACAGTCACATACTGGATGTCATTCTCCTTGACTCCTGCACTGGCATAAATGCTGTCTGCATAGTAGTAAATCTAGAAGAGAGAAATACATTATTGGTTAAGAATTAGACACAAGTTGGAGGAATGAAGTAAAAGGAATACAGGATCTGCTGTTTGAACAGGACAAGTTACTGTTTAAATGACGAAATCTGATCTGCTGTTATATGTGAAACAGTCTTTTGGTGGGTCAGAGACAAGGACAACTGGACGGGCACGACTCACCGCGTTGACCCCCGACAGCTGTTGGCCCATgttcatgatgatgatggagatcAGCTGCCAGCGAAGGGAGCGCTGGGACAGCAGGGAGAGCACAGACAGGCGGCCCTCGGCCTTCTCCGACTGGTCCTCCAGATGCATCTCTGATATCTCTCCATCCACATCGTCCCAGCCACGCAGACGCTGTAGCGCTGAGGGAGGCAGAACATAAAGTCTTACATACCATAATATACAATTTATATTGctactgtaactgtaattaGCCTTTCCCTTTGTCTCTTGGCAATGTAAGgccatttttgtgttttcttaccTTTCTTTGCTGTCTTCTCATCTCCCTTCTGGATGAGCGTGTACCTGGGACTCTCTGGGAAGAAGGGCAGCAGCAGGAGCTCTATCACGGCAGGGATACCGGTCAAACCCAGCATGAGGGTCCAGCCTGAACATACAGGGAACAGAGACACCTCTTAAAATcaatggatcaaatgaaaaACTCTCTCATCTAACCAATAAAGTGTGTCAAACATTTGCCAGAATCCAGTATGTCAATCAGAACCTGTGCTGTTCCCCAGTATGTGTCTGATACCCAGCACTTGAGCGCTGAGGATGCCAATGGTGATGAAGAGCTGAGGTACGATGCCAATCGCTCCTCTCAGGTTCTTAGGAGAGAGTTCGCCCAGATACATGGGCACCACGTTGGATGAGAGCCCTGCGGGAAAGGGACAGAAAACTTAAGATACATTTAAATCACATCTTATCAATCTTGATTACTTGAATAGTTGAACATATCTGACCTGCACAGATTCCCACTATAAACCTGGCCACTATAATAATCTCATAGGATTTGGCAATCTCACTGACTCCCATCATGACAGCTGGGACGATGGAGAAGATGTTGTTGAAGAGGAGGGTGCCCTTCCTGTCGTAGGTGTCgacacatttaaaagcaaacaaacacaaagtacacagTTTTTACGGAGCGTGGTAAATGTGACATATCCATTCATAGAAGGGGCATAACAGGCAGTATTACCTCCCTAGTTTGTTGACCAGCGGGGCCACCATCAGAGAGCCGAAGAAGCCTCCCAGAGGATACatggacacagacagagacCACAGCAGAGTCTGGAAGTTCTCCTCCATCGGTCTTCCGTAACGCTCCAGGTAGGTGGCATTATAAAACTGCTGCATGAACTGAAGAGAGCAGGACAatactgatagaaacacatcatcaTATCAATGAACCAGCCTTAGTGTCactgtgtgttactgtaaagattttgtttgtttgcttgtgttaCCGTTGATGGAGAATTGACCACAGCCACATTATATCCATACTGGAAGGATGAACCAAATGCAGATATGAGTGTTGCCAATGCCAGGACCGCAGTTAGTCTCTGCCGGGAACAACAGCGCACTGTGTGAATCCTCCTTTTATAACTCAAAGACCATCCATAATGATTACACTATTTGTACACAGATGAAACAAGACTTGAAATGTGACTATGGTGATAATTACACCGGGTGTACAACTcacccctctcctctccacaaGCTTTTCCTTATACTCCGCCATGGCTGTGTTTGGACCTGTCACTTTCAGCAATGATAATCGTGCACTTTGTTATTACTGCACCAGTGGATTCTTCTTGCCCTTTGGACATGAGATCAGAGAACGTAGCGGTAGTTTACGGCTCGgctttgtttatctttttcatGTTGCTGACTGTGCTCTTGGATTCAGGAAGTTTTGTATGCAATGCACAAGAGATATTAAATGTGGCCCTGGGCTGATTGTTGATATCTGGTTCTTTTATTGCACTGCACCTAAATTGACTCAATTGATGAGATGTACAGCTGTCAATAAATGTTGTAAAGTTAACTTATCATCAAATAATGAAGCCAGGTGAGCGTGTGTATTGCTTATCAACCTGCAGGCTGGATTACATAAAGGTTTTATGACAGAATGACGACAGAATGATGCCAAAGTCAGCAGAGAGCTCAGTGTTGATCCTTGTACAATTTCAAGGATTTATCTGTTTTCACATTGAAGACAATTAATCTCACGCTGATTACTGAACAGGCTCATTGTCTGCTTCAACACCACAgatacaaatctttttttaatgtttgcttTGTCTTCAATTTGTCATGTGCTGCAATGCCGCTAA includes:
- the slc2a1a gene encoding solute carrier family 2, facilitated glucose transporter member 1a, whose protein sequence is MAEYKEKLVERRGRLTAVLALATLISAFGSSFQYGYNVAVVNSPSTFMQQFYNATYLERYGRPMEENFQTLLWSLSVSMYPLGGFFGSLMVAPLVNKLGRKGTLLFNNIFSIVPAVMMGVSEIAKSYEIIIVARFIVGICAGLSSNVVPMYLGELSPKNLRGAIGIVPQLFITIGILSAQVLGIRHILGNSTGWTLMLGLTGIPAVIELLLLPFFPESPRYTLIQKGDEKTAKKALQRLRGWDDVDGEISEMHLEDQSEKAEGRLSVLSLLSQRSLRWQLISIIIMNMGQQLSGVNAIYYYADSIYASAGVKENDIQYVTVGTGAVNVFMTIAAVFIVEASGRRLLLLCGFGICCGACVLLTVALTFQESVTWMPYVSITCVIIYVIGHAIGPSPIPYVVTTEMFRQSARPAAFMVAGSVHWLSNFTVGLVFPFLERGLGSYSFIIFSFICLATLLYIWLVVPETKSKTFLEISQMFAKRNKVEIKLGDGDQPLKESKESLEDAVRVTAF